The Candidatus Dependentiae bacterium DNA window TGTGCACAACAAAATTACTTAGCGGTTTAAATGGAAAACCAAGCAATGCAGAAATTTCTCGTGCAGCACCACGATGCCCCCACATATCTGGCCTATGATTAATTGATTTGTTATCAATATCCAAAATATAATCTGTTGCTGAATATTGCTTTTTCCACCCACCTGATTGTAATGTTTTAGGAACAGAAATTGCTGGCAGTAATCCTTGGCGCAATAGACAAAAATCTTCAATGGGCGCCCACTCATAACCATTCTCCACTTTTTTCAGCATATAGAGATGCCCTTCTCTAGCATCATCACGCCATGGCAATGTAATATTTTTTTTTAGTTCAGAGCTATGAGAAATTATATTTCTACCACGTCTACTTCTGACTTGTGCAAGAGTAAACAAATCCATATCAACATCTACCTTTTCAAACCCTTCAATTTCAGCAACTGCTTGATTAAAATGATTGATCAGTCTGGTGATATCTGTTTTTTTCCAATCAGCGTCAATATGATCAAAAACCCAAGAAATGGAAAGTTTCATGAATCGCTACCTTGCATTATAAAAAACTATTTTATTTATAGTTTCATAATACGATAAAACAAGCAAAGTCGCAATTTACAGCCTACGCTTTTTCTTTTTTATAATTCTCATCACGAATATGTATTTTAAAATAACTATACTTATTTTTTACAAACAGAAGCTAATGTTTTAAGTTGTTGACATTCTAGCTTTTTACGTTCACTCACCGTATAATCAAGCCATTTTTTGGTACAATTTATATCACATATTATACATTTTTGATCAAAATTATTACACATAGAACGATACAATAAAAAGCAACTTATAACAATACCAACATATATATTTTGTTGCTTCATTGCAGCCATACCCCCCAGAAATATTATAACAAGCATACGGTCAAATGTAGCCCATGATCCTTTATTATCAGCTATTTCTTGTTTCGATTGAATTTGTTCTTTCAGCTCTTTTTCGCTTTTTTTTAATCGTGAAATTTCATTATTTAGATCTTTATGTACTTCATCACACTTTATGTCTTCCTGACCCACCCTAGAATCATCTGCATATATAGCAAAAGAAAAAACTGCCAATGACACAAATAAAAAAGAATTAAAAAAAAAGTATCGCATCCAATCCCCTACGGCATAACCAAAAAATTAAACATAAAAAATGCGTGAATGTATCATACATTGTACTACATTCACGCATAAAATCGAGTTTATAATTGAATTATTTGCCTAAATTAAGTGCTTGTGCGCACGAGCTGCAAGCCATCCACCAATAAATGGACCAACAATATAACCTATAAATGGTATAATTGTAGTTATTCCACCACAACCACCCATAATCATAGTAAAAAGTATAGAACTGATTACAATAGCAGGGTTAACCACACCACGTAAAAACGAAATTGCCATAATTGCAGCACCGATAATCACACCATATTCACCGATATTTTTTTTCTTAAATAAATCTGCAGCTGCAAGTACAGCAGCACACAACAAGAATGTTAACACAGCCTCAAAGCAAAGTACCATCCATATTGGAGCTTCCGATGCTTCAACTGCCCACTTTTGGCCAGTAGTAAAAAACCAGAAAGAAATACCTGCAAGCGCACCACATACCTGCGCACAAATATAGTACAGGTAATCTTCAGTTGTCATTTTTGAGTTCACACACACAGCAGTTGTTACTGCTGGATTATAGTGAGCTCCAGATACGTGCCAACCCACATACACGAGGGCTGCAAGCATTGCACCAATTGCAATGGCATTACCACTTGCAATTGCAAGTAATAAAAAGAAAGTTCCTATGAACTCCATTAGGTAACGCTTCATACGCCTCCTCCTTAAATAAGGAATAGATTAATACAAACACTCTCTTTGAGAATAATATCACTTCCACATATTTTTACAAGCATAGCCTGTTTATTCGATAAAAAAAATATTCGTTTTATAGAATAAATAGAAAAATTGGCTACAACATCGATAACACTACTTAAACAAT harbors:
- a CDS encoding aquaporin yields the protein MKRYLMEFIGTFFLLLAIASGNAIAIGAMLAALVYVGWHVSGAHYNPAVTTAVCVNSKMTTEDYLYYICAQVCGALAGISFWFFTTGQKWAVEASEAPIWMVLCFEAVLTFLLCAAVLAAADLFKKKNIGEYGVIIGAAIMAISFLRGVVNPAIVISSILFTMIMGGCGGITTIIPFIGYIVGPFIGGWLAARAHKHLI